One window from the genome of Garra rufa chromosome 1, GarRuf1.0, whole genome shotgun sequence encodes:
- the LOC141330027 gene encoding uncharacterized protein has protein sequence MRVHTGEKPFTCDQCGKSFTTKGLLMTHTRVHTGEKPFTCDQCGKSFARSSDLKNHMSVHTGEKPYQCSHCDKRFSLSSNLKAHERIHTGEKQHACDQCGKSFTTKAHLMTHTRIHTGEKPFACDQCGKSFTTKGHLMTHTRVHTGEKPFDCDQCGKSCTTKGHLMTHTRVHTGEKPFTCDQCGQSYARSSDLKNHMSVHTGEKPYQCSHCDKRFRQSSYLKTHERLHTGEKQHACDKYGKSFTKKGLLMTHTRVHTGEKPFNCDQCGKSFAPKGHLMTHTRVHTGEKPFACDQCGKSFTMKGHLMTHTRVHTGEKPFTCDQCGQSYGRSSDLKNHMNVHTGEKPYQCSHCDKRFSWSSNLKTHERIHTREKQHACDKCGKSFTTKGHLMTHTRVHTG, from the exons atgagagttcatactggagagaaaccattcacttgtgatcaatgtgggaagagtttcacaacgAAAGGACTCCTTATGACACACAcaagagttcatactggagagaaaccattcacttgtgatcaatgtgggaagagttttgcacGCTCGTCGGACCTTAAGAACCACATGagcgttcacactggagagaaaccttatcagtgttcacactgtgacaagagattcagtttgTCCTCAAATCTGAaagcacatgagaggatccacaccggagagaaacagcatgcatgtgatcaatgcgggaagagtttcacaacGAAAGCACACCTTATGACACACAcaagaattcatactggagagaaaccattcgcttgtgatcaatgcgggaagagtttcacaacGAAAGGACACCTTATGACACACAcaagagttcatactggagagaaaccattcgattgtgatcaatgcgggaagagttgCACAACGAAAGGACACCTTATGACACACAcaagagttcatactggagagaaaccattcacttgtgatcaatgtggacaGAGTTATGCACGCTCGTCGGACCTTAAGAACCACATGagcgttcacactggagagaaaccttatcagtgttcacactgtgacaagagattcagacagtcatcatatctgaaaacacatgagaggctccacaccggagagaaacagCATGCATGTGATAAATACGGGAAAAGTTTCACAAAGAAAGGACTCCTTATGACACACAcaagagttcatactggagagaaaccattcaattgtgatcaatgtgggaagagttttgcac cGAAAGGACACCTTATGACACACAcaagagttcatactggagagaaaccattcgcttgtgatcaatgcgggaagagtttcacaatGAAAGGACACCTTATGACACACAcaagagttcatactggagagaaaccattcacttgtgatcaatgtggacaGAGTTATGGACGCTCGTCGGACCTTAAGAACCACATGAacgtccacactggagagaaaccttatcagtgttcacactgtgacaagagattcagttggtcatcaaatctgaaaacacatgagaggatccacactagagagaaacagCATGCATGTGATAAATGCGGGAAAAGTTTCACAACGAAAGGACACCTTATGACACACACAAGAGTTCATACTGGATAG
- the LOC141344596 gene encoding uncharacterized protein has translation MGYNTSSRSASVGVYKSRRASNHQEELKSTKTEFIKDDKEKMRDPEPCRIKHTEDTEEQTEFVEEIDENEELSECEDKSHVKPGEKPLSCSQTKQKVLKKSGAKKSFPCTQCGKSLLNKSSLESHMRVHTGEKPFQCSYCDKRFSQSSNLKTHERIHTGVKPYMCSHCDKRFSQSGQLKNHETIHTGEKPHTCDQCGKSFRLKELLAVHMRVHTGEKLFACNQCGKSFTYLLSLKTHINVHTREKLYACDQCDKVFLRAQNLREHLTVHTKEKPYSCHLCGKSFSRLQQLKVHQKTHTVVREYMCFECEKTFTTASNLKMHERIHNGEKPYNCSHCDKRFSHSGDLKKHERIHTGEKPYHCTECGKCFNNSSSLHRHIRNIHIYKSRRASKHQEELKSAKTEFIKDDKEKMRDPEPCRIKHTEDTEEQTGFILLSLLFKSC, from the exons ATGGGTTATAACACCTCAAGTAGATCTGCATCTGTTGGAG TTTACAAGAGCAGACGAGCATCAAATCATCAGGAAGAGCTGAAATCTACCAAGACTGAGTTTATTAAAGACGACAAAGAGAAGATGAGAGACCCAGAACCCTGCAGAATCAAACAcactgaagatactgaagaacaaacag AGTTCGTTGAAGAAATCGATGAGAATGAAGAATTGAGTGAATGTGAAGATAAAAGTCATGTCAaacctggagaaaaacctttgagttgctctcaaaccAAACAGAAAGTTTTAAAGAAAAGTGGAGCCAAGAAATCATTcccctgcactcagtgtggaaagagtttatTAAACAAATCAAGTCTCGAgagtcacatgagagttcacactggagagaaaccttttcaGTGTTCatactgtgacaagagattcagtcagtcatcaaatctgaaaacacatgagaggatccacactggagttAAACCGTAtatgtgttcacactgtgacaagagattcagtcagtcaggACAGCTGAAAAATCATGAAacaatccacactggagagaaaccgcacacatgtgatcagtgcgggaagagtttcagacTAAAAGAGCTACTTGCAGTACatatgagagttcatactggagagaaactgtTTGCTTGtaatcagtgcgggaagagtttcacataTTTATTAAGTCTTAAAACACACATAAAtgttcacactagagagaaactgtatgcatgtgatcaatgcgaCAAAGTGTTTTTGAGAGCTCAAAACCTGAGGGAACACCTGAcagttcatacaaaggagaaaccatattcatgtcatttgtgtggaaagagtttctcacgTCTACAACAATTGAAAGTGCATCAGAAAACACACACTGTTGTGagagagtacatgtgctttgagtgtgagaagacttttactacagcgaGCAATTTGAAAatgcatgagaggatccacaatggagaaaaaccttataactgttcacactgtgacaagagattcagtcattCAGGAGACCTAAAAAAacacgagaggatccacactggagagaaaccgtatcactgcactgaatgtgggaagtgTTTCAATAATTCATCTTCTCTACACAGACATATAAGAAACATTCACA TTTACAAGAGCAGACGAGCATCAAAGCATCAGGAAGAGCTGAAATCTGCCAAGACTGAGTTTATTAAAGACGACAAAGAGAAGATGAGAGACCCAGAACCCTGCAGAATCAAACAcactgaagatactgaagaacaaacag GGTTCATTTTGCTGTCTTTGCTTTTTAAGAGTTGCTGA